The Streptomyces taklimakanensis nucleotide sequence ACGCCATCGCCACCGCATGGCGCAACCGGGCCCTCCCACTCCCCGAGATCACCAACGGGAGCGAGTCATGACCGGCATGACCGGATGGCACAACGGTCCCCTCCTCGGCTTCGACACCGAGACCACCGGCACCAACATCACCACCGACCGGATCGTCACCGCCTGCCTCGTCCACTGCGGAACCGGCCGCGACACCGCAACCACAACCTGGCTGTCCGACGTCGACGGCGTCGAGATCCCCGCCGAAGCAACCAAGGTCCACGGCGTCAGCACCGCCAAAGCCCACAGCGAGGGCCTGCCCGCGGCCAGCGTCATCCGAGACCTCGTCACCGAACTGGACCAGGCCGCCGACCACGACATCCCCATCGTCGTCATGAACGCCCCCTTCGACCTCGGCCTACTGGAACACGAAGCCCGCCGCCACGGCATCACCCCCCTGTCCGAGACGGCAGGCGACCGGCTCCGCGTCATCGACCCCCGCGTCCTCGACAAGCACGCCGACCGCTACCGGCGCGGCGGACGCACCCTTACCGACCTGTGCGACCACTACGACGTGAAGCTTGGCGACGCCCACACCGCCGACGCCGACGCCCTCGCCGCCTGCCGCGTCGCATGGCGCATCGCCCAGCGGCACCCGCAGCTCGCCGCCCTCACCCTCGACGAACTCCACGAGCAGCAAACCCACTGGCACGCACAACAAGCCGCGTCCCTGCGCAACTACTTCACCCGCGCCGGCAAGACAACCGACGCCGCCGACGTCCGCACCGACTGGCCCCTCGTCCCCCACCAGGAGGACTCATGACCCGCCTCGCCCTCACCGCCCTCGCCACCGCCGCCGCCCTCACCGCCTACGCCCGATTCCTCCAGCGCAGCATCCAAGGCGACGGACAGTAACCCCCCGCCCCGACGCACACCCGAACGCGAGCAGGTGGAGACACCAGCCCACAGCCACCAGGAGAGCCCCCGATGACCGGCCAGCTCCAGATACCCACACCCGTCCAAGGCGTCATCAACGAAGTCGCCGCCGCCGCCGCCAAGCAGCGCGGCATGGCCAAGGCCGACGCCGCCACCCCCGTCGACTGGGCCACCGCCGCCGACGCCGCGATACTCACCCTCGCCCGCCGCGGCACCCCCTTCCAGGCCAGCGACTGCATCCGAGAGGGCCTCGTCGACGAACCGCCCCACTACAACATGTGGGGCGCCAGGTTCGGCGCCGCCCGCGCCGCCGGCATTATCCGCCCGGTTGGCTACGCCCCCTCCAAGCGCGTCACCACCCGGCACAGCGCCTGCCGCGAGTGGATCGGCACCGACGCCGTCCTCCAGGAGCGTGCCGCATGAGTATCGTCAGCTTTTGCACCGGCGTGGCCGCTCTGGACGCCGCCGCCGAAGAGGTCACCGGCGAGCGCACCACCCTGTACGCCGAGACCGACCCCTACGCCTGCCAGGTACTAGCCGCGCGACTGCCCCACGCGACCAACCTCGGCGACATCACCCGTATCGACTACGCCACCATCGCAGCCCGCCACCCCGACGTGCGCACCCTCGTCGCCGGCTGGCCCTGCCAGGGCATCAGCCACAACGGGCACCGCCTGGGCCTGGACGACCCACGCTCGGGGATCTGGCGGAACGTCGCCCAAGCGATAGCCGCCCTCCGCCCCGAGCGGGTGTTCCTGGAGAACGTCGCCGCGCTGAGAACCCGCGGCCTGTCCACCGTCTCGGCGCACCTGAACGAGCTGGGCTACGACCTGTACTGGACGATCACCCGCGCCGGCGACGTCGGGGCCGCCCACACACGGCCCCGATTCCTGGGCTACGCCGTGCCCGGCCGGGGCATCACGGTCGAGGTGCCGGCGCCGGCTCCGACCGTCGAGGCGGTTCCCCGGCTGCTGCC carries:
- a CDS encoding DNA cytosine methyltransferase is translated as MSIVSFCTGVAALDAAAEEVTGERTTLYAETDPYACQVLAARLPHATNLGDITRIDYATIAARHPDVRTLVAGWPCQGISHNGHRLGLDDPRSGIWRNVAQAIAALRPERVFLENVAALRTRGLSTVSAHLNELGYDLYWTITRAGDVGAAHTRPRFLGYAVPGRGITVEVPAPAPTVEAVPRLLPTPKASDGPNGGPNQRDGAGNYYLPGIAVRLDTQWRAPELGHDYGLAIRRWERILGRPAPTPTSPDRRGNLRLSPRFGEWLMGYPAGWVTDLDLPRSQQIKLCGNGVVTLQGVAGYRLLMATASPTRMLLPALPEAVAA
- a CDS encoding exonuclease domain-containing protein; the protein is MTGMTGWHNGPLLGFDTETTGTNITTDRIVTACLVHCGTGRDTATTTWLSDVDGVEIPAEATKVHGVSTAKAHSEGLPAASVIRDLVTELDQAADHDIPIVVMNAPFDLGLLEHEARRHGITPLSETAGDRLRVIDPRVLDKHADRYRRGGRTLTDLCDHYDVKLGDAHTADADALAACRVAWRIAQRHPQLAALTLDELHEQQTHWHAQQAASLRNYFTRAGKTTDAADVRTDWPLVPHQEDS